From the Acidilutibacter cellobiosedens genome, one window contains:
- the abc-f gene encoding ribosomal protection-like ABC-F family protein gives MERKIIMIECSINNLIKYYGANKIFENISFELKTNERIGLIGKNGCGKTTLMKILIGAEDYQGGSINFSKDTKVGYLDQIFEFKPDTTVMEIFELAFQKLWEIKKEMKSVEQKIKKLKGGNLDKVLKRYGYLMEQYEINGGYEVETRINKIYNGLNIADSYRKMRFEELSGGEKTRVMLGKLLLEEPDILLMDEPTNHLDISSVEWLEEFLKNYKGVVLVISHDRCFLDNVVNRIIELHSDKAELYDGNYSDYTAERERRFLLEYKAYQNQQKKIDTMEKQVQRFRIWGKMRDSEVMYKRAKEIEKRLGKIEVLDRPVLESRKIRLPHQKAQRSGKIVLKAEMIEKSFGEKMLFSDLSFTLFYQDRLCIMGNNGSGKTTLLKIILGKIPADKGCVSLGASIKIGYLPQNVIFRDEEKTLLEYFIEEHKVTVSEARSELAKVLYFQEDVNKKIRTLSGGEKRRLKLCSLLYEEVNFMILDEPTNHLDMDSREVLEETLTDYDGTLLFVSHDRYFIRKIADKIMVLDNGNGKLYPMNYDEYLEEKKKDLEVEFPKENIKEVRKTPEKKVKMPDKNQKLKKLEEEMNSIEEKLNLIDELMNLNNSNAVRLSELFNEKETLEMQFEEVFLEWEKLQ, from the coding sequence ATGGAAAGGAAGATAATAATGATTGAATGCAGTATAAATAATTTAATTAAATATTATGGTGCAAATAAAATATTTGAAAATATATCCTTTGAATTGAAGACAAACGAGAGAATAGGGCTTATCGGAAAAAACGGATGCGGGAAAACCACATTGATGAAGATTCTCATAGGAGCTGAAGATTATCAGGGAGGGAGTATAAATTTCAGTAAGGATACAAAGGTTGGATATTTAGATCAAATATTTGAATTCAAGCCGGATACGACTGTTATGGAAATATTTGAACTGGCTTTTCAGAAACTTTGGGAAATCAAGAAGGAAATGAAATCTGTTGAGCAGAAAATAAAAAAATTGAAGGGAGGAAATTTAGATAAAGTATTAAAAAGATACGGGTATCTTATGGAACAATATGAGATAAACGGGGGATACGAAGTTGAAACCCGTATAAACAAAATATATAATGGGCTAAATATTGCGGATTCATATAGGAAAATGAGATTTGAAGAATTAAGCGGAGGAGAAAAGACGAGGGTTATGCTGGGAAAACTTCTTTTGGAAGAACCGGACATTCTTCTTATGGATGAACCTACCAATCATTTGGATATTTCTTCTGTTGAGTGGTTGGAAGAGTTTCTAAAAAATTATAAAGGAGTTGTATTAGTCATTTCCCATGACAGATGTTTTCTCGATAATGTAGTGAACAGAATTATAGAGTTGCATTCTGACAAAGCGGAATTATATGATGGGAATTACAGTGATTATACAGCAGAGAGAGAAAGACGATTTTTATTGGAGTATAAGGCATACCAAAATCAACAGAAAAAAATCGATACAATGGAAAAGCAGGTTCAAAGATTTAGAATATGGGGAAAAATGAGAGATAGTGAAGTTATGTATAAACGTGCTAAAGAAATTGAAAAACGTTTAGGCAAAATAGAAGTATTGGACCGTCCCGTGTTGGAAAGCAGAAAGATCAGATTACCTCACCAAAAGGCGCAACGTTCTGGGAAAATTGTTCTTAAAGCGGAGATGATTGAGAAATCCTTTGGAGAAAAAATGTTGTTCTCTGATTTGTCCTTTACGCTATTTTATCAGGATAGATTATGTATAATGGGAAATAACGGAAGCGGAAAAACCACTTTACTGAAAATTATTTTGGGAAAGATACCGGCAGATAAAGGTTGCGTTTCCTTGGGAGCCAGTATAAAAATAGGTTATCTTCCTCAGAATGTAATTTTTAGAGATGAAGAAAAAACATTACTTGAATATTTTATAGAGGAGCACAAAGTTACTGTAAGTGAGGCAAGATCAGAACTGGCTAAAGTTTTATATTTTCAGGAGGATGTAAATAAGAAAATTAGAACCTTATCAGGAGGAGAAAAAAGGCGGCTGAAATTATGTTCTTTATTATATGAAGAGGTAAATTTTATGATTTTAGATGAGCCTACCAATCATTTAGACATGGATTCGAGAGAAGTATTGGAAGAAACTTTAACGGACTATGACGGAACTCTATTATTTGTTTCCCATGACAGATATTTTATAAGAAAGATTGCCGATAAAATCATGGTATTGGACAATGGAAATGGAAAATTATACCCAATGAATTATGATGAATATTTGGAAGAGAAAAAGAAGGATCTGGAAGTTGAATTTCCGAAGGAAAATATAAAAGAAGTTCGGAAAACACCCGAGAAGAAAGTTAAAATGCCGGATAAGAACCAGAAATTAAAAAAATTGGAAGAAGAAATGAATTCCATTGAAGAAAAATTAAATCTTATTGATGAACTTATGAATTTAAATAATTCAAATGCGGTACGGCTTAGTGAACTGTTTAATGAAAAAGAAACATTAGAGATGCAATTTGAAGAAGTATTTCTTGAATGGGAAAAGTTACAATAG
- a CDS encoding DegV family protein, protein MIKIIVDSTCDLPQDILKEYDIKVMPLNVLINDVEYRDRVDIQTDQVYEYMKKGVVPRTSQIYPEEIYNTFIDYAKKTYDFIYLAFSSALSGTFDLAKMIQKEIKDRYPKVHMEVVDSKSGSFATGIIALQAAKLADKGYEISEILEQVNFMVKHIEHIFVISDLSWLLKGGRISKIAAKTGSILNLRPLLDVQNGHLKVIGVVRGKKKALRAIVDLVAQRIKNFPNQIVGISHADDLQTAQEVVELLKEKIGISNTMIEKIGCVLGAHLGIGGVGVFFLNLKPKLYID, encoded by the coding sequence ATGATTAAAATTATTGTAGATAGTACTTGTGATTTGCCCCAAGATATACTGAAGGAATACGATATTAAAGTGATGCCTCTCAATGTTCTGATTAATGATGTGGAATATAGAGATAGAGTTGACATACAGACGGATCAGGTGTATGAGTATATGAAAAAAGGAGTTGTTCCCAGAACATCACAGATATATCCTGAGGAAATATATAATACATTTATTGATTATGCCAAAAAAACATATGATTTTATATATTTGGCATTTTCTTCAGCCCTTTCAGGTACGTTTGATTTGGCAAAGATGATACAAAAGGAAATTAAAGACCGATATCCCAAAGTTCATATGGAAGTGGTTGATTCAAAATCCGGTTCCTTTGCAACGGGGATTATAGCACTACAGGCTGCTAAATTAGCAGATAAGGGGTATGAAATTTCTGAAATATTAGAACAAGTAAATTTTATGGTAAAACATATAGAACATATTTTTGTAATTTCGGACTTATCTTGGCTTTTAAAAGGAGGAAGGATAAGCAAAATAGCAGCAAAAACCGGGAGCATTTTAAATCTTAGGCCTTTGTTGGACGTGCAAAATGGACATTTGAAAGTTATCGGCGTGGTTAGAGGAAAGAAAAAAGCACTTCGTGCTATTGTGGATCTGGTTGCTCAAAGAATTAAAAATTTTCCAAACCAAATTGTGGGAATAAGTCATGCTGATGATTTGCAAACGGCTCAGGAGGTAGTAGAACTTTTGAAAGAAAAGATAGGCATTTCAAATACTATGATTGAAAAAATAGGATGTGTATTGGGAGCTCATCTGGGGATAGGCGGTGTTGGAGTATTTTTTCTAAACCTTAAGCCTAAATTATACATAGATTAG
- a CDS encoding DDE-type integrase/transposase/recombinase: protein MSQIITYLLVYNQYLLNQIYELTLFIAKYIPLKQWAFDDSKSPSYQKFKIDKLPIIKKFFKQDYSFLLEYYLWKYNKPIKPVQRRNGKTIPEEIVCPLCGAPHQYIYDNNGGKGQYQCKVCGQTFIAGEQATSPLVLICPYCGHALVAKKDRKHFIVHKCVNKNCSYYKSNLKQLPKDLDPSEKHKYKLHYIYREFTLDFFSMDLNELPSWATSFKYRKNNAHIMGLCLTYHVNLGLSLRKTAEAMREIHNINISHTMVANYARTASVIIKPFVDAFDYNPSNNLAADETYIKIKGLKGYVWLIMDTVSRSILGYQVSNSRDVGPCILTMRMAFDKFKEFPGKALKFISDGYSAYPLAAQQFKIEKDWDFDVTQVIGLTNDDTVSKEYRPFKQKIERLNRTFKASYRVTCGYGTDDGAYYGVNLWVAYYNFLRPHELYRRSRPLNEVEMLKNAGNMPGKWQLLIFLGQQVILNMQENPAS, encoded by the coding sequence ATGTCTCAAATTATAACCTATTTACTTGTATATAATCAATACTTACTTAATCAAATTTATGAATTAACCCTATTTATCGCAAAATATATTCCTCTTAAACAATGGGCTTTTGATGATTCTAAAAGTCCTTCTTATCAGAAATTTAAAATAGATAAGCTCCCAATAATCAAAAAGTTCTTTAAGCAGGATTACAGTTTTCTGCTCGAATACTATCTTTGGAAATACAATAAGCCTATTAAGCCAGTTCAGCGTCGTAATGGCAAAACTATACCCGAAGAGATTGTATGCCCTTTATGTGGTGCCCCTCATCAATACATTTATGATAACAATGGTGGCAAAGGCCAATACCAATGCAAAGTCTGTGGTCAAACTTTTATTGCGGGTGAACAAGCAACTTCTCCTTTAGTTCTTATTTGCCCTTATTGTGGACATGCTTTAGTTGCTAAAAAAGACCGTAAACACTTTATTGTGCATAAATGTGTCAATAAAAATTGTTCGTATTACAAAAGCAATTTAAAACAACTTCCTAAGGACTTAGATCCTAGTGAGAAGCACAAATACAAGCTTCATTACATCTATCGTGAATTTACGCTAGATTTCTTTTCTATGGATTTGAACGAGCTACCTTCTTGGGCTACAAGTTTTAAATACAGAAAGAACAATGCTCATATTATGGGGCTTTGTTTAACTTATCATGTTAATCTTGGTCTTTCCCTTCGCAAAACTGCTGAAGCTATGCGTGAAATTCATAATATCAATATTTCACACACTATGGTTGCCAACTATGCTAGAACTGCCTCAGTTATTATCAAACCCTTTGTGGATGCCTTTGATTACAATCCTTCAAATAACCTAGCTGCTGATGAAACCTATATCAAGATTAAGGGGCTCAAAGGTTATGTTTGGCTCATCATGGACACTGTTTCCCGCTCTATTCTTGGTTATCAAGTCTCTAATAGTCGTGATGTCGGACCTTGTATACTTACCATGAGAATGGCTTTTGATAAATTTAAAGAATTCCCTGGTAAAGCTTTAAAATTTATATCTGATGGTTACAGTGCTTATCCTTTGGCTGCTCAACAATTTAAGATTGAGAAGGATTGGGACTTTGATGTTACACAAGTTATTGGTCTGACTAACGATGATACTGTATCCAAGGAGTATCGCCCCTTTAAACAAAAGATTGAACGTCTTAACCGCACTTTTAAAGCCTCTTATCGTGTTACATGTGGTTATGGTACTGATGATGGTGCTTATTATGGTGTAAATCTTTGGGTTGCCTACTACAACTTCCTACGTCCTCATGAACTGTATAGAAGGAGTCGTCCTTTAAATGAAGTTGAAATGCTTAAGAATGCTGGCAATATGCCTGGCAAATGGCAACTTTTGATTTTTCTAGGACAACAGGTTATTCTCAATATGCAAGAAAATCCTGCATCTTGA
- a CDS encoding uracil-xanthine permease family protein — protein sequence MTDSNSKIIGYLPDETPSTGKLLLFSLQQILVMFPATVTVALLTGFHVSTTIFASGLATLCFLFITKGKIPLYYGSSFSYIAAICGITGAKFGVVAPDALISQAQFGIICSGFVSILAGVIVNRFGMKYIEKVLPPTVTGSIAMVIGISLAGTAITSALGYDATTGLTNNASSIAAIVTLLATVIFSVYLKGVLGQLPILFGIIVGYIVSIPLGLVDFSQIFTGNIFMVPHFTLPTPNWMSVAAIMPIAIATIPESTAHLFQLDVYINDLSRKKGKGEYKIADKLGLNLIGDGIGDIVASMFGGPAGTNYGENISTMAITKNFSVAMLKVASIMAMIFSFFEPLSNAINSVPSSVINGACIFLFGVIGAQGIAIMINKKVDLFNTKNLSVIAIILVIGLGGHYGFPDNMIPFFGIKLPAIATAAIAGIILNLILSIGEKKTTDEN from the coding sequence ATGACTGATTCAAACTCAAAAATTATAGGTTATTTACCTGATGAAACTCCTTCAACGGGGAAACTTTTGCTCTTTTCGCTGCAGCAAATTTTGGTTATGTTTCCGGCAACGGTAACAGTAGCACTTCTTACGGGGTTTCATGTATCTACTACAATATTTGCCAGCGGGTTGGCAACTTTGTGCTTCTTGTTTATAACTAAAGGGAAGATACCTCTTTATTATGGCTCCAGCTTTTCCTATATTGCTGCTATATGTGGGATTACGGGAGCCAAATTTGGAGTTGTTGCCCCAGATGCCCTTATTTCTCAGGCCCAGTTCGGAATTATTTGTTCAGGATTTGTTTCAATTTTAGCAGGAGTTATTGTTAACCGATTTGGGATGAAATATATCGAAAAGGTTTTGCCACCTACCGTTACAGGGTCCATTGCTATGGTAATAGGAATATCCCTTGCAGGTACAGCAATAACAAGTGCTCTGGGATATGATGCGACAACAGGTCTTACCAATAACGCTTCTTCCATTGCTGCTATTGTTACTCTTCTTGCCACTGTTATTTTTTCGGTATACTTAAAAGGAGTTTTAGGACAACTTCCCATTCTTTTCGGAATAATTGTCGGTTATATTGTTAGTATACCTCTTGGTTTAGTCGATTTCTCTCAAATATTCACAGGTAATATTTTTATGGTTCCTCATTTCACGTTACCCACTCCAAATTGGATGTCCGTTGCGGCAATAATGCCTATAGCTATTGCAACAATTCCTGAATCTACTGCTCACTTATTCCAACTTGATGTATATATAAATGATCTTTCTCGAAAGAAAGGAAAAGGCGAATATAAAATTGCAGATAAACTTGGTCTTAACTTAATAGGAGACGGTATAGGAGATATTGTTGCATCAATGTTCGGAGGGCCGGCAGGCACAAATTACGGAGAGAATATATCTACTATGGCAATTACTAAAAATTTTTCAGTTGCAATGCTCAAAGTGGCATCAATTATGGCAATGATATTTTCATTCTTTGAACCTTTATCCAATGCTATAAATTCGGTGCCATCTTCTGTAATTAATGGTGCATGTATATTTCTCTTTGGAGTTATCGGCGCTCAGGGAATTGCCATTATGATAAATAAAAAGGTTGATTTATTTAATACTAAAAACCTTTCGGTTATTGCAATAATATTAGTTATAGGTCTTGGAGGACATTATGGTTTCCCTGACAATATGATTCCTTTCTTTGGGATTAAGTTACCCGCTATTGCAACAGCAGCAATTGCAGGAATTATACTTAATCTTATTCTTTCTATAGGAGAGAAAAAAACTACTGATGAAAATTAG
- a CDS encoding L-lactate dehydrogenase yields MGSIRSKLVVVGVGHVGSQVLNCAASLKLFSEIVAIDKIESKAKGEALDISHFTSSDYINNVNIRSGGYEECKDADIIIISAGPSIMPNKDIKKLDRLALASQNVPVMKEIISSITKYTKDAVIIIITNPLDVMVYYAQNFFGYSKNKIFGTGTSLDSARFKRIIADKYNVDPKSVQGYMMGEHGNSAFPAWSLLRIAGISYDDLDKYFNPKEHLDCDNVASEVVEVAYSVLNMKGYTNSGIAMAACRLAEAVLLNERTILPVSSTLEGEYGLRDVALSIPTIIGKNGIEKRIQVPLSDDEINKLKESAESVLKTIKSVGLEK; encoded by the coding sequence ATGGGTTCAATAAGAAGCAAACTTGTAGTGGTAGGCGTTGGACATGTGGGTTCTCAGGTACTTAACTGTGCTGCATCTTTAAAATTATTTTCTGAAATTGTTGCTATTGACAAAATTGAAAGCAAAGCTAAAGGGGAAGCTCTTGATATCAGTCACTTTACATCTTCGGATTATATTAATAATGTAAACATCCGCTCAGGAGGATATGAAGAATGTAAAGATGCGGATATTATCATTATATCGGCAGGTCCCAGCATAATGCCTAATAAGGATATTAAGAAATTAGACAGACTGGCTCTTGCGTCTCAAAATGTACCGGTAATGAAGGAGATTATTAGCTCCATAACAAAATATACTAAAGATGCAGTAATTATAATTATTACTAATCCCTTGGATGTTATGGTATATTATGCACAGAACTTTTTCGGATATTCTAAGAATAAAATATTTGGAACGGGAACAAGCCTTGATTCAGCTCGATTCAAAAGAATTATTGCGGATAAATATAATGTAGATCCCAAAAGCGTACAAGGGTATATGATGGGGGAACACGGGAATTCTGCATTCCCGGCATGGAGTCTTTTGAGAATCGCAGGCATCTCTTATGATGATCTTGATAAATATTTTAATCCGAAAGAACATCTCGACTGTGATAATGTAGCTTCAGAAGTAGTGGAAGTTGCTTATAGCGTACTTAATATGAAAGGATATACTAATTCAGGAATTGCAATGGCTGCCTGCAGACTTGCAGAGGCAGTTTTGCTTAATGAGCGTACTATTTTGCCTGTTTCCTCAACTCTTGAGGGCGAGTATGGATTAAGAGATGTGGCACTGAGTATTCCCACTATTATAGGGAAGAACGGTATAGAAAAAAGGATTCAAGTGCCTCTTTCCGACGATGAGATTAATAAGCTCAAGGAAAGTGCAGAAAGTGTATTGAAAACAATTAAATCCGTTGGACTTGAAAAATAA
- the thiD gene encoding bifunctional hydroxymethylpyrimidine kinase/phosphomethylpyrimidine kinase — translation MEKVLTIAGSDCSGGAGIQADLKTFAAHGVYGMSVIVSVVAENTSRVIDIQDVAPEMIEKQIDAVFEDIGVDAVKVGMLSQPCCMKAVARKLKEYKPQNVVIDPVMYAKNGCPLMNPSAIDILIHEILPLADVLTPNIPEAERISGIQINSAEDMEQGAKYIYDLGVKNVLVKGGHAVGDALDILYDGKQFYYFRAQRINTKNTHGTGCTYSSAIASNLSLGFDLQEAVRRAKEYVTTAIRHSLAIGKGCGPTHHFYDLYQNGLTKTIIKNN, via the coding sequence TTGGAAAAAGTTCTTACAATTGCCGGCTCTGATTGTAGCGGCGGTGCGGGAATTCAAGCTGATCTTAAAACCTTTGCGGCCCATGGCGTTTACGGCATGAGCGTAATCGTATCGGTAGTTGCGGAGAATACATCCCGTGTTATTGATATACAGGATGTTGCTCCTGAGATGATTGAAAAACAGATTGATGCCGTTTTTGAGGATATCGGGGTAGATGCCGTAAAAGTGGGTATGCTTTCTCAGCCTTGTTGTATGAAAGCTGTAGCACGTAAACTTAAGGAGTATAAACCCCAAAATGTAGTGATCGATCCCGTTATGTATGCTAAAAATGGGTGTCCTCTCATGAATCCCAGTGCCATTGATATACTGATTCATGAAATACTTCCCCTGGCAGATGTTCTTACACCAAATATTCCGGAAGCAGAAAGAATTTCCGGAATACAGATAAATTCTGCTGAAGATATGGAACAAGGGGCAAAATATATATATGATTTGGGAGTGAAAAATGTGCTGGTCAAGGGAGGTCATGCTGTTGGAGATGCCTTGGATATTCTATATGATGGCAAACAGTTTTATTATTTCAGAGCACAACGTATCAATACAAAAAATACCCATGGTACAGGCTGTACATATTCTTCTGCCATTGCTTCCAACTTATCTTTGGGATTTGATTTGCAGGAAGCTGTAAGGAGAGCAAAGGAATATGTCACAACTGCCATTCGTCATTCACTTGCTATTGGTAAAGGCTGCGGTCCTACCCACCATTTTTATGATTTATATCAAAATGGATTGACCAAAACTATCATCAAAAATAATTGA
- a CDS encoding GNAT family N-acetyltransferase, translating to MKRILETERTYLRELAWEDYDDLCEILQDEKTMYAYEHAFSDEEVRNWLNNQFRRYKNFGFGLWAVVDRNTNCFIGQIGLTMQNVENKQELEIGYLLKRKFWHKGYATEGAIACKEYAFNVLNKKRVVSIIRDNNYASQHVAERVGMKIEKQFTKHYYNMDMIHYLYVINKTK from the coding sequence TTGAAAAGGATTTTGGAAACAGAAAGAACTTATCTACGTGAATTGGCTTGGGAAGATTATGATGATCTATGTGAGATTCTGCAGGATGAGAAAACCATGTATGCATATGAACATGCTTTTAGTGACGAGGAAGTGAGAAATTGGCTTAATAATCAATTCCGAAGATATAAAAATTTTGGGTTTGGATTATGGGCTGTGGTTGATAGAAATACCAATTGCTTTATAGGGCAGATAGGACTTACCATGCAGAATGTAGAGAACAAACAGGAGCTTGAAATAGGATATTTACTTAAAAGAAAATTTTGGCATAAAGGTTATGCTACAGAAGGAGCAATTGCCTGCAAAGAATATGCTTTTAATGTATTAAATAAAAAGAGGGTTGTAAGTATTATACGTGATAATAATTATGCTTCTCAGCATGTTGCCGAAAGAGTAGGAATGAAAATTGAAAAGCAGTTTACAAAGCATTATTACAATATGGACATGATTCATTATTTATATGTTATAAACAAGACAAAATAG
- a CDS encoding Na/Pi cotransporter family protein, giving the protein MTELIYGLIGGTALLMYGVDKMGDGLEKASGEMMKKMLSVLTGRIWSAFLVGTFLTALVQSSTAVTVLTVGFVNAGLMNFSQAIGIIYGANIGTTITAQLMALSFDFKLTDIALPILGIGFGINFFSKNKTAKNIGNAIMGFGMMFLGLKILNSGVPYMEHSKTLRYFFETYASVPVIGILLGAFATAMVHSSSATVGLVMILGKANLINLKSAVCIMLGDNIGTCITAQLASLTGNINARRTAWAHTIYNISGVLIAALILPQFVHAIQIVTNYIQPNADIGAQIANSHTIFNVLSALIFLPITKYYVRFLETIIKDKGPNYESPSIYLDKLLLDTPVAAFKAIISEITRGAEISEQMLKDVMEAFYDNELDKINKVHEYEETVNQMQKDITTYIVELSKRALSDSGSIMVPAMITSINNIERIGDHAEDIVKLIEIKVEKKLVFSNEAIDELHELQNVVIKMYDNTIKVLKEKDIPLLIETLKLEDKADDLCKEFSNAHVKRLENGTCSVESGIIFLNIITHFERIADHIYKICLASKDELQGIPRNN; this is encoded by the coding sequence ATGACAGAGTTAATTTATGGTTTAATTGGAGGCACTGCCTTATTAATGTATGGAGTCGACAAAATGGGAGACGGGCTTGAAAAGGCTTCCGGTGAAATGATGAAAAAAATGCTTTCCGTTCTGACAGGAAGAATATGGAGTGCGTTTTTAGTCGGTACTTTTCTGACAGCCCTTGTTCAAAGCAGTACCGCAGTGACTGTACTAACTGTAGGTTTTGTCAATGCGGGTCTTATGAATTTTTCTCAAGCCATAGGAATAATATACGGAGCTAATATCGGCACTACTATAACGGCTCAACTTATGGCCTTGAGTTTTGATTTTAAGCTAACGGATATAGCTCTTCCAATACTCGGAATTGGTTTCGGAATAAATTTTTTCAGTAAAAATAAAACCGCCAAAAATATCGGTAATGCAATTATGGGTTTTGGAATGATGTTCTTAGGGCTAAAAATATTAAACAGCGGAGTACCGTATATGGAACACAGTAAAACTTTAAGGTACTTCTTTGAGACCTACGCATCCGTTCCCGTTATAGGAATATTACTGGGTGCTTTTGCTACTGCTATGGTTCACAGTAGTAGTGCCACTGTAGGTTTAGTAATGATATTGGGAAAAGCAAATCTAATAAATTTAAAGTCTGCTGTCTGTATTATGCTGGGAGATAATATAGGCACTTGTATTACCGCTCAGCTTGCGAGCTTGACAGGAAACATAAATGCCAGAAGAACAGCCTGGGCACATACTATCTATAATATTTCCGGTGTCTTGATTGCTGCTTTAATTTTGCCTCAATTTGTTCATGCAATACAAATTGTTACAAATTACATACAACCTAACGCAGATATAGGAGCTCAAATAGCAAATTCTCATACAATATTTAATGTCTTAAGTGCCCTTATATTTTTGCCTATAACTAAATACTATGTAAGATTCTTAGAGACTATAATTAAAGATAAAGGACCTAACTATGAAAGCCCTTCCATATACTTGGACAAACTCCTTTTAGATACTCCTGTTGCTGCTTTTAAAGCTATCATATCAGAAATAACAAGAGGCGCAGAAATATCTGAACAGATGCTGAAGGATGTAATGGAAGCCTTTTACGACAATGAACTTGATAAGATAAATAAAGTTCATGAATATGAAGAAACAGTAAATCAAATGCAAAAAGATATTACTACTTATATAGTTGAATTATCTAAAAGAGCTCTTTCAGATTCGGGTTCCATAATGGTACCGGCAATGATAACCAGTATTAACAACATAGAAAGAATAGGAGACCATGCTGAAGACATTGTAAAACTTATAGAAATCAAAGTTGAAAAAAAACTTGTGTTTTCAAACGAAGCAATAGATGAACTTCATGAGCTTCAAAATGTAGTCATCAAAATGTATGATAATACTATAAAAGTTTTAAAAGAAAAAGACATTCCCCTTTTAATAGAAACTTTAAAGCTTGAGGACAAAGCCGATGACCTATGTAAAGAATTTTCCAATGCTCATGTGAAAAGGTTAGAAAATGGAACTTGTTCTGTAGAATCAGGAATTATATTTTTAAACATTATAACTCATTTTGAAAGAATTGCCGATCATATATATAAAATATGTTTAGCTTCTAAAGATGAACTGCAAGGAATACCAAGAAATAATTAG
- a CDS encoding metal-sensing transcriptional repressor, with protein sequence MKVGDKMRQCMDADNLHRRIKKIAGQINAIDKMIDQDVPCEDILIQINAAKSAMHKVGQIILEGHLNHCVRDGIEHGDAEKTIAQFAKAIEHFSRMS encoded by the coding sequence ATGAAAGTAGGCGATAAAATGCGTCAATGTATGGATGCGGATAATTTGCATAGACGAATCAAGAAAATTGCTGGTCAGATAAATGCCATAGATAAAATGATTGATCAAGATGTTCCATGTGAAGATATTCTGATTCAAATCAATGCTGCCAAAAGTGCAATGCATAAAGTGGGGCAGATTATATTAGAAGGTCATTTAAACCATTGCGTAAGAGATGGAATCGAGCACGGAGATGCAGAAAAAACTATTGCTCAATTTGCAAAAGCAATAGAGCATTTTTCGAGAATGTCTTAG
- a CDS encoding DUF523 domain-containing protein, which yields MYLVSLCLAGFNCRYDGKSKGNEGIIELINQGKAIALCPEQLSGLCTPRLPCEIIIDERGNRKVIRRDGKDLTKEFTEGGNRVLSIAKAMGIKKAILKSKSPSCGCGLIYNGTFSGRVVPGNGITSELLIKNGIEVYTEEDIHKL from the coding sequence ATGTATTTGGTAAGTTTATGTTTGGCAGGTTTTAATTGCAGGTATGACGGAAAAAGCAAAGGAAATGAAGGTATAATTGAATTGATCAATCAGGGCAAGGCTATTGCCCTATGTCCCGAGCAATTATCGGGATTATGTACTCCGAGGCTTCCATGTGAGATTATTATAGATGAAAGAGGAAACAGAAAAGTAATCAGGAGAGATGGGAAGGATCTTACCAAAGAATTTACTGAAGGTGGAAATAGAGTTTTATCCATAGCAAAAGCTATGGGTATAAAAAAGGCAATATTAAAATCAAAAAGCCCTTCCTGCGGTTGTGGACTTATATATAATGGAACATTTTCAGGGAGAGTAGTTCCGGGGAACGGAATAACGTCTGAACTTCTAATCAAAAACGGTATTGAAGTTTATACGGAAGAAGATATACATAAATTATAA